From the Xyrauchen texanus isolate HMW12.3.18 chromosome 49, RBS_HiC_50CHRs, whole genome shotgun sequence genome, one window contains:
- the LOC127640348 gene encoding GRAM domain-containing protein 4-like isoform X1 has product MKLYYEFRARVATRHVKIKTQISVLNMLKRLDKIRFRGPKRDEFLDLAESPNASDNECNDDVPVKQRGSIKDSEELRDPAGSGTLTMSTAIQDYQRCETDRLNEVKGHLEIALLEKHFLQEELRKLREEMNVETLKQDLEKEKSKRVDLEQKINEILRSRLEDSPPPPTKPQVTAVNGTGDKQKETLSSRLWKWLYERFGVYIEDFRFQPEENTVETEEPLSAKRLTENMRRLKRGAKPVTNFMRNLSALSSWHSVYTSLIAFIIYMNSAWHGWVIPMFLFLAILRLSLNYLIAKGWRIQWSIVPVVSEPVEPPKEDLTVSEKFQLVLDVAQKAQNLFGKMADVLEKIKNLFMWVQPEITQKLYVGLWVTFIVSCFLPYKLMGFMIGIYAGIKFFIIDFIFKSCPKLRDKYDTPYIIWTNLPTDPQLKERNNATQNRRLSGFEKIQPVVARGSQAAGMPCGIGREEDSGRTYNTKRGPFHEVFNLSENERPLSGKDIVFHKRKGLEQCKVCENGWRCCLINRDRKMPTDYIRNGVLYVTENYLCFESSSSRATSSKKNKVIKLLDITDIQKYKVLSVLPGSGMGISVTTPSTQKPLVFGAMIHRDEAFDAIYTQYTKIMGSTPTTTVPNPET; this is encoded by the exons GGTTGCCACCCGCCATGTTAAGATAAAAACACAGATCTCTGTGTTGAATATGCTAAAGCGATTGGATAAGATAAGGTTCAGAGGACCCAAGCGAGATGAGTTCTTGGACCTTGCTGAGTCTCCCAACGCATCTGACAACGAATGTAATGACGACGTCCCGGTGAAACAGCGGGGATCCATCAAAGACTCGGAGGAGTTGCGAGACCCT GCTGGTTCAGGGACTCTGACCATGTCTACTGCCATCCAGGACTACCAGAGGTGCGAAACTGACCGACTCAATGAGGTCAAAGGTCATCTGGAGATAGCCTTACTGGAAAAGCACTTCCTAC AGGAGGAGCTGCGGAAGCTTCGGGAGGAGATGAATGTTGAGACACTGAAGCAGGACCTTGAGAAAGAAAAGTCGAAAAGGGTCGATCTTGAGCAGAAAATTAATGAAATTCTCAGATCCAG ACTTGAAGATTCGCCGCCTCCGCCTACAAAGCCACAAGTTACAGCTGTAAATGGGACAG GGGACAAACAGAAGGAGACATTGAGCTCTCGCTTGTGGAAATGGCTCTATGAGCGCTTTGGTGTTTATATCGAAGACTTCCGCTTTCAGCCTGAAGAGAACACAGTAGAGACTGAGGAACCACTAAGTGCTAAAAG ATTAACAGAAAATATGAGACGACTAA AACGGGGTGCTAAGCCTGTAACTAACTTCATGAGGAACCTTTCTGCCTTATCCAGCTGGCACTCTGTCTACACGTCACTCATCGCCTTTATT ATCTATATGAATTCTGCCTGGCATGGCTGGGTTATCCCCATGTTTCTATTTTTAGCCATTCTGCGGTTGTCCTTGAATTACCTCATAGCAAA AGGTTGGAGGATACAGTGGAGCATTGTGCCTGTGGTCTCAGAACCTGTG GAACCTCCAAAAGAAGATCTTACTGTCTCAGAGAAGTTCCAGTTAGTTCTGGATGTTGCACAGAAAGCCCAG AATCTATTTGGAAAGATGGCAGATGTATTGGAAAAGataaaaaa CCTGTTCATGTGGGTGCAGcctgaaattacacagaaattgTACGTTGGTTTGTGGGTTACTTTCATCGTTTCCTGTTTTCTGCCATACAAACTCATGGGCTTCATGATTG GCATCTATGCTGGCATTAAATTCTTCATCATTGACTTCATCTTCAAAAGCTGCCCCAAACTGAGGGACAAGTACGACACGCCCTACATTATATGGACCAATTTACCCACTGACCCACAGCTGAAAGAGCGTAACAACGCCACTCAGAACAGACGG CTGTCTGGCTTTGAAAAG ATCCAGCCTGTGGTAGCACGCGGTAGCCAAGCGGCTGGTATGCCTTGTGGAATTGGTCGTGAGGAGGATAGTGGGCGGACCTACAACACCAAAAGAGGCCCCTTTCATGAAGTCTTCAACCTGTCTGAGAATGAGCGCCCTCTGTCAG GAAAGGacattgtgttccacaaaagaaagggtttggaacaatgcaagg TGTGTGAGAACGGATGGCGATGTTGCTTGATCAACAGGGACAGAAAAATGCCGACGGACTATATCCGCAATGGTGTCCTCTATGTGACGGAAAA TTACCTGTGTTTTGAGAGCTCCAGCTCCAGGGCTACCTCCTCTAAGAAGAACAAAGTCATCAAGCTCCTCGACATCACCGATATTCAGAAg TACAAGGTGTTATCAGTATTGCCTGGATCTGGAATGGGGATCTCAGTTACTACGCCATCCACTCAAAAG CCTCTAGTGTTTGGTGCCATGATTCATCGTGACGAGGCCTTCGATGCCATCTACACTCAGTACACGAAGATCATGGGTTCTACACCAACAACAACAGTCCCAAACCCAGAGACATAG
- the LOC127640348 gene encoding GRAM domain-containing protein 4-like isoform X3 codes for MKLYYEFRARVATRHVKIKTQISVLNMLKRLDKIRFRGPKRDEFLDLAESPNASDNECNDDVPVKQRGSIKDSEELRDPAGSGTLTMSTAIQDYQRCETDRLNEVKGHLEIALLEKHFLQEELRKLREEMNVETLKQDLEKEKSKRVDLEQKINEILRSRLEDSPPPPTKPQVTAVNGTGDKQKETLSSRLWKWLYERFGVYIEDFRFQPEENTVETEEPLSAKRLTENMRRLKRGAKPVTNFMRNLSALSSWHSVYTSLIAFIIYMNSAWHGWVIPMFLFLAILRLSLNYLIAKGWRIQWSIVPVVSEPVEPPKEDLTVSEKFQLVLDVAQKAQNLFGKMADVLEKIKNLFMWVQPEITQKLYVGLWVTFIVSCFLPYKLMGFMIGIYAGIKFFIIDFIFKSCPKLRDKYDTPYIIWTNLPTDPQLKERNNATQNRRLSGFEKIQPVVARGSQAAGMPCGIGREEDSGRTYNTKRGPFHEVFNLSENERPLSVCENGWRCCLINRDRKMPTDYIRNGVLYVTENYLCFESSSSRATSSKKNKVIKLLDITDIQKYKVLSVLPGSGMGISVTTPSTQKPLVFGAMIHRDEAFDAIYTQYTKIMGSTPTTTVPNPET; via the exons GGTTGCCACCCGCCATGTTAAGATAAAAACACAGATCTCTGTGTTGAATATGCTAAAGCGATTGGATAAGATAAGGTTCAGAGGACCCAAGCGAGATGAGTTCTTGGACCTTGCTGAGTCTCCCAACGCATCTGACAACGAATGTAATGACGACGTCCCGGTGAAACAGCGGGGATCCATCAAAGACTCGGAGGAGTTGCGAGACCCT GCTGGTTCAGGGACTCTGACCATGTCTACTGCCATCCAGGACTACCAGAGGTGCGAAACTGACCGACTCAATGAGGTCAAAGGTCATCTGGAGATAGCCTTACTGGAAAAGCACTTCCTAC AGGAGGAGCTGCGGAAGCTTCGGGAGGAGATGAATGTTGAGACACTGAAGCAGGACCTTGAGAAAGAAAAGTCGAAAAGGGTCGATCTTGAGCAGAAAATTAATGAAATTCTCAGATCCAG ACTTGAAGATTCGCCGCCTCCGCCTACAAAGCCACAAGTTACAGCTGTAAATGGGACAG GGGACAAACAGAAGGAGACATTGAGCTCTCGCTTGTGGAAATGGCTCTATGAGCGCTTTGGTGTTTATATCGAAGACTTCCGCTTTCAGCCTGAAGAGAACACAGTAGAGACTGAGGAACCACTAAGTGCTAAAAG ATTAACAGAAAATATGAGACGACTAA AACGGGGTGCTAAGCCTGTAACTAACTTCATGAGGAACCTTTCTGCCTTATCCAGCTGGCACTCTGTCTACACGTCACTCATCGCCTTTATT ATCTATATGAATTCTGCCTGGCATGGCTGGGTTATCCCCATGTTTCTATTTTTAGCCATTCTGCGGTTGTCCTTGAATTACCTCATAGCAAA AGGTTGGAGGATACAGTGGAGCATTGTGCCTGTGGTCTCAGAACCTGTG GAACCTCCAAAAGAAGATCTTACTGTCTCAGAGAAGTTCCAGTTAGTTCTGGATGTTGCACAGAAAGCCCAG AATCTATTTGGAAAGATGGCAGATGTATTGGAAAAGataaaaaa CCTGTTCATGTGGGTGCAGcctgaaattacacagaaattgTACGTTGGTTTGTGGGTTACTTTCATCGTTTCCTGTTTTCTGCCATACAAACTCATGGGCTTCATGATTG GCATCTATGCTGGCATTAAATTCTTCATCATTGACTTCATCTTCAAAAGCTGCCCCAAACTGAGGGACAAGTACGACACGCCCTACATTATATGGACCAATTTACCCACTGACCCACAGCTGAAAGAGCGTAACAACGCCACTCAGAACAGACGG CTGTCTGGCTTTGAAAAG ATCCAGCCTGTGGTAGCACGCGGTAGCCAAGCGGCTGGTATGCCTTGTGGAATTGGTCGTGAGGAGGATAGTGGGCGGACCTACAACACCAAAAGAGGCCCCTTTCATGAAGTCTTCAACCTGTCTGAGAATGAGCGCCCTCTGTCAG TGTGTGAGAACGGATGGCGATGTTGCTTGATCAACAGGGACAGAAAAATGCCGACGGACTATATCCGCAATGGTGTCCTCTATGTGACGGAAAA TTACCTGTGTTTTGAGAGCTCCAGCTCCAGGGCTACCTCCTCTAAGAAGAACAAAGTCATCAAGCTCCTCGACATCACCGATATTCAGAAg TACAAGGTGTTATCAGTATTGCCTGGATCTGGAATGGGGATCTCAGTTACTACGCCATCCACTCAAAAG CCTCTAGTGTTTGGTGCCATGATTCATCGTGACGAGGCCTTCGATGCCATCTACACTCAGTACACGAAGATCATGGGTTCTACACCAACAACAACAGTCCCAAACCCAGAGACATAG
- the LOC127640348 gene encoding GRAM domain-containing protein 4-like isoform X2 codes for MKLYYEFRARVATRHVKIKTQISVLNMLKRLDKIRFRGPKRDEFLDLAESPNASDNECNDDVPVKQRGSIKDSEELRDPAGSGTLTMSTAIQDYQRCETDRLNEVKGHLEIALLEKHFLQEELRKLREEMNVETLKQDLEKEKSKRVDLEQKINEILRSRLEDSPPPPTKPQVTAVNGTGDKQKETLSSRLWKWLYERFGVYIEDFRFQPEENTVETEEPLSAKRLTENMRRLKRGAKPVTNFMRNLSALSSWHSVYTSLIAFIIYMNSAWHGWVIPMFLFLAILRLSLNYLIAKGWRIQWSIVPVVSEPVEPPKEDLTVSEKFQLVLDVAQKAQNLFGKMADVLEKIKNLFMWVQPEITQKLYVGLWVTFIVSCFLPYKLMGFMIGIYAGIKFFIIDFIFKSCPKLRDKYDTPYIIWTNLPTDPQLKERNNATQNRRIQPVVARGSQAAGMPCGIGREEDSGRTYNTKRGPFHEVFNLSENERPLSGKDIVFHKRKGLEQCKVCENGWRCCLINRDRKMPTDYIRNGVLYVTENYLCFESSSSRATSSKKNKVIKLLDITDIQKYKVLSVLPGSGMGISVTTPSTQKPLVFGAMIHRDEAFDAIYTQYTKIMGSTPTTTVPNPET; via the exons GGTTGCCACCCGCCATGTTAAGATAAAAACACAGATCTCTGTGTTGAATATGCTAAAGCGATTGGATAAGATAAGGTTCAGAGGACCCAAGCGAGATGAGTTCTTGGACCTTGCTGAGTCTCCCAACGCATCTGACAACGAATGTAATGACGACGTCCCGGTGAAACAGCGGGGATCCATCAAAGACTCGGAGGAGTTGCGAGACCCT GCTGGTTCAGGGACTCTGACCATGTCTACTGCCATCCAGGACTACCAGAGGTGCGAAACTGACCGACTCAATGAGGTCAAAGGTCATCTGGAGATAGCCTTACTGGAAAAGCACTTCCTAC AGGAGGAGCTGCGGAAGCTTCGGGAGGAGATGAATGTTGAGACACTGAAGCAGGACCTTGAGAAAGAAAAGTCGAAAAGGGTCGATCTTGAGCAGAAAATTAATGAAATTCTCAGATCCAG ACTTGAAGATTCGCCGCCTCCGCCTACAAAGCCACAAGTTACAGCTGTAAATGGGACAG GGGACAAACAGAAGGAGACATTGAGCTCTCGCTTGTGGAAATGGCTCTATGAGCGCTTTGGTGTTTATATCGAAGACTTCCGCTTTCAGCCTGAAGAGAACACAGTAGAGACTGAGGAACCACTAAGTGCTAAAAG ATTAACAGAAAATATGAGACGACTAA AACGGGGTGCTAAGCCTGTAACTAACTTCATGAGGAACCTTTCTGCCTTATCCAGCTGGCACTCTGTCTACACGTCACTCATCGCCTTTATT ATCTATATGAATTCTGCCTGGCATGGCTGGGTTATCCCCATGTTTCTATTTTTAGCCATTCTGCGGTTGTCCTTGAATTACCTCATAGCAAA AGGTTGGAGGATACAGTGGAGCATTGTGCCTGTGGTCTCAGAACCTGTG GAACCTCCAAAAGAAGATCTTACTGTCTCAGAGAAGTTCCAGTTAGTTCTGGATGTTGCACAGAAAGCCCAG AATCTATTTGGAAAGATGGCAGATGTATTGGAAAAGataaaaaa CCTGTTCATGTGGGTGCAGcctgaaattacacagaaattgTACGTTGGTTTGTGGGTTACTTTCATCGTTTCCTGTTTTCTGCCATACAAACTCATGGGCTTCATGATTG GCATCTATGCTGGCATTAAATTCTTCATCATTGACTTCATCTTCAAAAGCTGCCCCAAACTGAGGGACAAGTACGACACGCCCTACATTATATGGACCAATTTACCCACTGACCCACAGCTGAAAGAGCGTAACAACGCCACTCAGAACAGACGG ATCCAGCCTGTGGTAGCACGCGGTAGCCAAGCGGCTGGTATGCCTTGTGGAATTGGTCGTGAGGAGGATAGTGGGCGGACCTACAACACCAAAAGAGGCCCCTTTCATGAAGTCTTCAACCTGTCTGAGAATGAGCGCCCTCTGTCAG GAAAGGacattgtgttccacaaaagaaagggtttggaacaatgcaagg TGTGTGAGAACGGATGGCGATGTTGCTTGATCAACAGGGACAGAAAAATGCCGACGGACTATATCCGCAATGGTGTCCTCTATGTGACGGAAAA TTACCTGTGTTTTGAGAGCTCCAGCTCCAGGGCTACCTCCTCTAAGAAGAACAAAGTCATCAAGCTCCTCGACATCACCGATATTCAGAAg TACAAGGTGTTATCAGTATTGCCTGGATCTGGAATGGGGATCTCAGTTACTACGCCATCCACTCAAAAG CCTCTAGTGTTTGGTGCCATGATTCATCGTGACGAGGCCTTCGATGCCATCTACACTCAGTACACGAAGATCATGGGTTCTACACCAACAACAACAGTCCCAAACCCAGAGACATAG
- the LOC127640348 gene encoding GRAM domain-containing protein 4-like isoform X4 — MKLYYEFRARVATRHVKIKTQISVLNMLKRLDKIRFRGPKRDEFLDLAESPNASDNECNDDVPVKQRGSIKDSEELRDPAGSGTLTMSTAIQDYQRCETDRLNEVKGHLEIALLEKHFLQEELRKLREEMNVETLKQDLEKEKSKRVDLEQKINEILRSRLEDSPPPPTKPQVTAVNGTGDKQKETLSSRLWKWLYERFGVYIEDFRFQPEENTVETEEPLSAKRLTENMRRLKRGAKPVTNFMRNLSALSSWHSVYTSLIAFIIYMNSAWHGWVIPMFLFLAILRLSLNYLIAKGWRIQWSIVPVVSEPVEPPKEDLTVSEKFQLVLDVAQKAQNLFGKMADVLEKIKNLFMWVQPEITQKLYVGLWVTFIVSCFLPYKLMGFMIGIYAGIKFFIIDFIFKSCPKLRDKYDTPYIIWTNLPTDPQLKERNNATQNRRIQPVVARGSQAAGMPCGIGREEDSGRTYNTKRGPFHEVFNLSENERPLSVCENGWRCCLINRDRKMPTDYIRNGVLYVTENYLCFESSSSRATSSKKNKVIKLLDITDIQKYKVLSVLPGSGMGISVTTPSTQKPLVFGAMIHRDEAFDAIYTQYTKIMGSTPTTTVPNPET, encoded by the exons GGTTGCCACCCGCCATGTTAAGATAAAAACACAGATCTCTGTGTTGAATATGCTAAAGCGATTGGATAAGATAAGGTTCAGAGGACCCAAGCGAGATGAGTTCTTGGACCTTGCTGAGTCTCCCAACGCATCTGACAACGAATGTAATGACGACGTCCCGGTGAAACAGCGGGGATCCATCAAAGACTCGGAGGAGTTGCGAGACCCT GCTGGTTCAGGGACTCTGACCATGTCTACTGCCATCCAGGACTACCAGAGGTGCGAAACTGACCGACTCAATGAGGTCAAAGGTCATCTGGAGATAGCCTTACTGGAAAAGCACTTCCTAC AGGAGGAGCTGCGGAAGCTTCGGGAGGAGATGAATGTTGAGACACTGAAGCAGGACCTTGAGAAAGAAAAGTCGAAAAGGGTCGATCTTGAGCAGAAAATTAATGAAATTCTCAGATCCAG ACTTGAAGATTCGCCGCCTCCGCCTACAAAGCCACAAGTTACAGCTGTAAATGGGACAG GGGACAAACAGAAGGAGACATTGAGCTCTCGCTTGTGGAAATGGCTCTATGAGCGCTTTGGTGTTTATATCGAAGACTTCCGCTTTCAGCCTGAAGAGAACACAGTAGAGACTGAGGAACCACTAAGTGCTAAAAG ATTAACAGAAAATATGAGACGACTAA AACGGGGTGCTAAGCCTGTAACTAACTTCATGAGGAACCTTTCTGCCTTATCCAGCTGGCACTCTGTCTACACGTCACTCATCGCCTTTATT ATCTATATGAATTCTGCCTGGCATGGCTGGGTTATCCCCATGTTTCTATTTTTAGCCATTCTGCGGTTGTCCTTGAATTACCTCATAGCAAA AGGTTGGAGGATACAGTGGAGCATTGTGCCTGTGGTCTCAGAACCTGTG GAACCTCCAAAAGAAGATCTTACTGTCTCAGAGAAGTTCCAGTTAGTTCTGGATGTTGCACAGAAAGCCCAG AATCTATTTGGAAAGATGGCAGATGTATTGGAAAAGataaaaaa CCTGTTCATGTGGGTGCAGcctgaaattacacagaaattgTACGTTGGTTTGTGGGTTACTTTCATCGTTTCCTGTTTTCTGCCATACAAACTCATGGGCTTCATGATTG GCATCTATGCTGGCATTAAATTCTTCATCATTGACTTCATCTTCAAAAGCTGCCCCAAACTGAGGGACAAGTACGACACGCCCTACATTATATGGACCAATTTACCCACTGACCCACAGCTGAAAGAGCGTAACAACGCCACTCAGAACAGACGG ATCCAGCCTGTGGTAGCACGCGGTAGCCAAGCGGCTGGTATGCCTTGTGGAATTGGTCGTGAGGAGGATAGTGGGCGGACCTACAACACCAAAAGAGGCCCCTTTCATGAAGTCTTCAACCTGTCTGAGAATGAGCGCCCTCTGTCAG TGTGTGAGAACGGATGGCGATGTTGCTTGATCAACAGGGACAGAAAAATGCCGACGGACTATATCCGCAATGGTGTCCTCTATGTGACGGAAAA TTACCTGTGTTTTGAGAGCTCCAGCTCCAGGGCTACCTCCTCTAAGAAGAACAAAGTCATCAAGCTCCTCGACATCACCGATATTCAGAAg TACAAGGTGTTATCAGTATTGCCTGGATCTGGAATGGGGATCTCAGTTACTACGCCATCCACTCAAAAG CCTCTAGTGTTTGGTGCCATGATTCATCGTGACGAGGCCTTCGATGCCATCTACACTCAGTACACGAAGATCATGGGTTCTACACCAACAACAACAGTCCCAAACCCAGAGACATAG
- the LOC127640348 gene encoding GRAM domain-containing protein 4-like isoform X5: MKLYYEFRARVATRHVKIKTQISVLNMLKRLDKIRFRGPKRDEFLDLAESPNASDNECNDDVPVKQRGSIKDSEELRDPAGSGTLTMSTAIQDYQRCETDRLNEVKGHLEIALLEKHFLQEELRKLREEMNVETLKQDLEKEKSKRVDLEQKINEILRSRLEDSPPPPTKPQVTAVNGTGDKQKETLSSRLWKWLYERFGVYIEDFRFQPEENTVETEEPLSAKRLTENMRRLKRGAKPVTNFMRNLSALSSWHSVYTSLIAFIIYMNSAWHGWVIPMFLFLAILRLSLNYLIAKGWRIQWSIVPVVSEPVEPPKEDLTVSEKFQLVLDVAQKAQNLFGKMADVLEKIKNLFMWVQPEITQKLYVGLWVTFIVSCFLPYKLMGFMIGIYAGIKFFIIDFIFKSCPKLRDKYDTPYIIWTNLPTDPQLKERNNATQNRRLSGFEKIQPVVARGSQAAGMPCGIGREEDSGRTYNTKRGPFHEVFNLSENERPLSVTCVLRAPAPGLPPLRRTKSSSSSTSPIFRSTRCYQYCLDLEWGSQLLRHPLKSL; this comes from the exons GGTTGCCACCCGCCATGTTAAGATAAAAACACAGATCTCTGTGTTGAATATGCTAAAGCGATTGGATAAGATAAGGTTCAGAGGACCCAAGCGAGATGAGTTCTTGGACCTTGCTGAGTCTCCCAACGCATCTGACAACGAATGTAATGACGACGTCCCGGTGAAACAGCGGGGATCCATCAAAGACTCGGAGGAGTTGCGAGACCCT GCTGGTTCAGGGACTCTGACCATGTCTACTGCCATCCAGGACTACCAGAGGTGCGAAACTGACCGACTCAATGAGGTCAAAGGTCATCTGGAGATAGCCTTACTGGAAAAGCACTTCCTAC AGGAGGAGCTGCGGAAGCTTCGGGAGGAGATGAATGTTGAGACACTGAAGCAGGACCTTGAGAAAGAAAAGTCGAAAAGGGTCGATCTTGAGCAGAAAATTAATGAAATTCTCAGATCCAG ACTTGAAGATTCGCCGCCTCCGCCTACAAAGCCACAAGTTACAGCTGTAAATGGGACAG GGGACAAACAGAAGGAGACATTGAGCTCTCGCTTGTGGAAATGGCTCTATGAGCGCTTTGGTGTTTATATCGAAGACTTCCGCTTTCAGCCTGAAGAGAACACAGTAGAGACTGAGGAACCACTAAGTGCTAAAAG ATTAACAGAAAATATGAGACGACTAA AACGGGGTGCTAAGCCTGTAACTAACTTCATGAGGAACCTTTCTGCCTTATCCAGCTGGCACTCTGTCTACACGTCACTCATCGCCTTTATT ATCTATATGAATTCTGCCTGGCATGGCTGGGTTATCCCCATGTTTCTATTTTTAGCCATTCTGCGGTTGTCCTTGAATTACCTCATAGCAAA AGGTTGGAGGATACAGTGGAGCATTGTGCCTGTGGTCTCAGAACCTGTG GAACCTCCAAAAGAAGATCTTACTGTCTCAGAGAAGTTCCAGTTAGTTCTGGATGTTGCACAGAAAGCCCAG AATCTATTTGGAAAGATGGCAGATGTATTGGAAAAGataaaaaa CCTGTTCATGTGGGTGCAGcctgaaattacacagaaattgTACGTTGGTTTGTGGGTTACTTTCATCGTTTCCTGTTTTCTGCCATACAAACTCATGGGCTTCATGATTG GCATCTATGCTGGCATTAAATTCTTCATCATTGACTTCATCTTCAAAAGCTGCCCCAAACTGAGGGACAAGTACGACACGCCCTACATTATATGGACCAATTTACCCACTGACCCACAGCTGAAAGAGCGTAACAACGCCACTCAGAACAGACGG CTGTCTGGCTTTGAAAAG ATCCAGCCTGTGGTAGCACGCGGTAGCCAAGCGGCTGGTATGCCTTGTGGAATTGGTCGTGAGGAGGATAGTGGGCGGACCTACAACACCAAAAGAGGCCCCTTTCATGAAGTCTTCAACCTGTCTGAGAATGAGCGCCCTCTGTCAG TTACCTGTGTTTTGAGAGCTCCAGCTCCAGGGCTACCTCCTCTAAGAAGAACAAAGTCATCAAGCTCCTCGACATCACCGATATTCAGAAg TACAAGGTGTTATCAGTATTGCCTGGATCTGGAATGGGGATCTCAGTTACTACGCCATCCACTCAAAAG CCTCTAG